A genomic window from Caballeronia sp. SBC1 includes:
- a CDS encoding CaiB/BaiF CoA-transferase family protein, with protein sequence MALPLQGIKVLDLTRALAGPFCSMILGDLGADVIKVEPAPSGDMVRTWGPFAGGISAYYLSCNRNKRGMAVDFRKPAALELLRNMAISADVVLENFKTGTMESMGLGYETLSALNPRLVYGNITGYGRTGPAALWPGFDQVAQGYTGIMSLTGMPDAGPTRVGIAIGDMTAGMWTAMGVLAALLSRQQTGRGQRVESSLLSGLVAMLGVQGQRYLSAGEIPEPTGNHHPVIAPYGVFEAQDGALNLAPGTPDMWVKLCELLGLEHTMSDPRFVTNEQRMQHREVLKEIIDTKLRTRTRADWTADLRRLGIPAGPINNLADVFADPQVMHCGLVEEVAHGTIGQLKQVASAIRMSEMTEGSVRMPPPMLGEHTIDVLGEYGFSDDQIDAWLASQVVLQHEHALG encoded by the coding sequence ATGGCATTGCCGTTGCAGGGAATCAAGGTGCTGGATCTTACTCGCGCGCTCGCGGGTCCGTTTTGTTCGATGATCCTCGGCGATCTCGGTGCAGACGTAATCAAGGTGGAGCCCGCGCCGAGTGGCGACATGGTCAGGACCTGGGGACCGTTTGCCGGCGGCATCAGCGCTTACTACCTGTCGTGCAATCGGAATAAGCGGGGCATGGCGGTGGATTTTCGCAAGCCCGCCGCGCTCGAGCTGCTGCGCAACATGGCCATTTCCGCCGACGTGGTCCTGGAAAACTTCAAGACCGGCACGATGGAAAGCATGGGACTAGGGTACGAGACGCTGTCGGCGCTTAACCCAAGGCTCGTCTACGGCAATATTACCGGCTATGGCCGCACGGGGCCGGCCGCGTTGTGGCCCGGTTTCGATCAGGTCGCGCAAGGGTACACGGGCATCATGAGCCTGACGGGCATGCCCGACGCCGGGCCCACGCGTGTGGGCATTGCGATCGGCGACATGACGGCCGGCATGTGGACCGCCATGGGCGTCCTTGCCGCGCTGCTCTCCCGGCAACAGACCGGACGTGGGCAGCGCGTGGAGAGTTCACTTTTGTCGGGACTGGTCGCCATGCTGGGCGTGCAAGGTCAACGCTATCTGAGCGCGGGCGAAATACCCGAGCCGACCGGCAATCATCATCCGGTGATCGCGCCGTACGGAGTATTCGAGGCGCAGGACGGCGCGCTGAACCTGGCGCCGGGCACGCCGGACATGTGGGTCAAGCTCTGCGAACTGCTTGGGCTCGAGCACACCATGTCCGACCCGCGTTTTGTCACCAACGAGCAGCGCATGCAGCACCGGGAGGTGCTCAAAGAGATCATCGATACAAAACTGCGCACGCGCACACGCGCCGATTGGACCGCTGATCTGAGACGGCTCGGCATTCCGGCAGGTCCCATCAACAACCTCGCGGACGTGTTTGCAGATCCGCAGGTGATGCATTGCGGACTGGTCGAGGAAGTCGCACACGGCACGATAGGCCAGCTCAAGCAGGTGGCGAGCGCGATCAGGATGAGCGAGATGACCGAAGGTTCGGTTCGCATGCCACCGCCCATGCTGGGCGAACACACGATCGACGTGCTAGGCGAGTATGGATTTTCAGACGACCAGATCGATGCGTGGCTGGCATCGCAGGTCGTATTGCAACATGAGCACGCGCTGGGCTGA
- a CDS encoding FAD-containing oxidoreductase — protein sequence MSQHFDAIVIGTGQGGGPLAVKLAESGRRTAVIERHLFGGTCVNVGCTPTKTYVASARAAHVARHADDYGVIVEGEVRVDLARVKARKDDVIAQSRNGVEKWLRSTQGVTVFNGHGRFTGTHSISVTGPDGQQQEIDADAIFINTGTRATVPEVEGLASVSHLTNSTILELTELPEHLAIVGGSYIALEFAQMFRRFGSRVTVLVRGDRILAREDKDFAVQIQKVMSREGVEFLFNTEASKLEPAGKGIRITLKDQKHIDASHLLFATGRTPNTDDLGLEAAGIVLNKHGLIDVDGELRTPIEGVWALGDVNGRGAFTHTSYNDYEIIASNVVDREKRSVDSRIMCYAVFVDPPFARVGMSETEARKDGRSALIATMPMSRVGRARERGETDGFMKVLVDAETKKILGAAMLGIEADEAIHTFIDIMNADAPYTTLQRAMHIHPTVSELIPTLLGMLEPLK from the coding sequence ATGTCGCAGCACTTCGACGCTATCGTGATCGGCACCGGACAGGGCGGTGGTCCGCTGGCCGTCAAGTTGGCCGAGAGCGGCCGGCGGACCGCCGTGATCGAACGGCATTTGTTCGGCGGCACCTGCGTGAACGTGGGCTGCACGCCGACCAAGACCTACGTGGCAAGCGCGCGGGCGGCGCACGTCGCGCGTCATGCGGACGACTACGGCGTGATCGTGGAAGGCGAGGTGCGGGTGGATCTGGCACGGGTCAAGGCGCGCAAGGACGATGTGATCGCGCAGTCACGCAACGGCGTGGAGAAATGGTTGCGCAGCACGCAAGGCGTGACGGTGTTCAATGGTCACGGCCGGTTCACAGGGACACATTCGATCAGCGTGACAGGCCCCGACGGCCAGCAACAAGAGATCGACGCGGACGCAATCTTCATCAATACGGGCACGCGTGCAACCGTGCCCGAAGTCGAAGGGCTGGCCAGTGTTTCACATCTTACGAATAGCACCATCCTCGAATTGACCGAGTTGCCGGAGCATCTGGCGATTGTCGGCGGAAGTTATATCGCACTGGAATTCGCGCAGATGTTCCGGCGTTTCGGCAGTCGCGTGACCGTGCTCGTGAGAGGCGATCGCATACTGGCGCGTGAGGACAAGGACTTTGCTGTTCAGATCCAGAAGGTCATGTCGCGGGAGGGCGTGGAGTTTTTATTCAACACCGAGGCGTCGAAGCTCGAACCGGCAGGCAAGGGGATTCGGATCACGCTGAAGGACCAGAAGCACATTGATGCGTCGCATTTGCTGTTCGCGACGGGGCGCACGCCAAACACCGATGACCTTGGGTTGGAGGCGGCTGGCATCGTGTTGAACAAGCACGGTTTGATCGATGTGGATGGAGAGCTTCGTACCCCGATCGAAGGCGTCTGGGCGCTCGGTGACGTCAATGGACGCGGCGCATTCACGCATACGTCGTACAACGATTATGAAATCATCGCGTCGAATGTGGTGGACCGAGAAAAACGGAGCGTGGATTCGCGCATCATGTGTTACGCCGTTTTCGTCGATCCGCCGTTCGCGCGCGTGGGCATGAGCGAGACGGAAGCTCGCAAGGACGGACGGAGCGCGCTGATCGCGACCATGCCGATGTCGCGCGTCGGCCGGGCACGCGAACGCGGCGAGACGGACGGCTTCATGAAGGTGCTGGTCGATGCCGAAACGAAGAAGATCCTCGGCGCGGCCATGCTCGGTATTGAGGCCGATGAAGCCATTCATACGTTCATCGACATCATGAATGCCGATGCGCCGTACACCACGCTGCAACGCGCGATGCATATTCATCCGACCGTCAGCGAGTTGATTCCCACGTTGCTGGGCATGCTTGAACCGTTGAAATGA
- a CDS encoding LysR family transcriptional regulator: MDLKQLRYFLSIVESGSITRAAETLCIAQPALSLHIKNLEEELGVRLFSRSVQGVKVTPSGELLYRHAKGLVRQADNTKLLLSQHARQPNGTVVVGMPHSTAHLIAIDVVQELRAHYPGIILELTESSSSELYGLVLLGRVDLAVVVLDQPVRGLTRTPLLNEQLFLIRHPDMAGIGATCSLAELARLPLVLISPPNIVRTKLDRAFAAAQLDYNLVAVVNSTSMLVSWVERGVGATVLPWSAVHEQVASGRLIATPLDGDEWQRDLWLCHAETLPLTPAGEIVQGLIIQDVQRRLLPGAWLGARSLAALDET, from the coding sequence ATGGACCTGAAGCAGTTGCGGTATTTCCTGTCGATCGTGGAGTCAGGGAGCATTACGCGCGCAGCCGAGACCTTATGTATCGCGCAGCCCGCGTTGAGCCTGCATATCAAGAACCTGGAAGAAGAGCTGGGCGTGCGCCTGTTCAGCCGCAGCGTGCAGGGTGTGAAGGTGACGCCCTCGGGGGAGTTGCTTTACCGGCATGCCAAAGGTCTCGTGCGTCAGGCCGACAACACGAAGCTGCTGCTCTCGCAGCACGCGCGCCAGCCGAACGGGACGGTTGTGGTCGGCATGCCTCACAGCACCGCGCACCTGATTGCAATCGACGTAGTTCAGGAGCTTCGCGCTCACTACCCGGGCATCATCCTGGAGCTGACGGAGAGTTCGTCGTCGGAACTATACGGACTGGTTTTGCTGGGCCGGGTGGATCTGGCTGTAGTCGTACTCGACCAGCCGGTACGCGGGCTCACGCGCACGCCGTTGCTCAACGAACAGTTGTTCCTCATTCGTCATCCGGACATGGCGGGGATAGGCGCCACATGCAGCCTCGCCGAACTGGCGCGGCTGCCGCTGGTGCTGATCAGCCCGCCGAATATTGTCCGGACAAAACTGGATCGGGCCTTCGCGGCCGCGCAACTCGACTACAACCTCGTCGCGGTCGTCAACTCCACGTCCATGCTGGTTTCATGGGTCGAGCGAGGCGTGGGCGCGACCGTATTGCCCTGGTCCGCCGTGCATGAACAGGTCGCGTCCGGCCGGCTGATCGCCACGCCGCTCGACGGTGACGAATGGCAACGGGACCTGTGGCTGTGTCATGCGGAAACACTGCCGCTTACGCCGGCGGGCGAGATCGTGCAGGGGCTGATCATCCAGGACGTGCAGCGCCGTCTCCTGCCGGGCGCATGGCTGGGCGCTCGCAGTCTGGCCGCGCTGGACGAAACCTGA
- a CDS encoding enoyl-CoA hydratase/isomerase family protein, translating to MTNTSTTSGFSCSRHEGVVTIQLTRVEQHNRIDPADLAGLRETIASAANDETAIALVVTGTGSTTFSSGYTLSALAEGNIDDSFESFLNELEACPLPTVCALNGSVYGGATDLALCCDVRIGVEGTRMFMPAARIGLHYYPDGMRRYVRELGLAQAKRLFLTGMTLHAPEMLCIGFLTELVKPEQLNSRTAEYIDALRACVPETVRSMKRQLTAIAEGDATLSADRTAYERSLQSPVIAERIKQRRA from the coding sequence ATGACGAATACCAGCACCACCTCAGGCTTTTCCTGTTCGCGGCACGAGGGCGTTGTCACGATCCAGCTCACGCGTGTTGAGCAACATAACCGTATCGATCCCGCCGATCTGGCCGGACTCCGCGAAACGATTGCATCGGCGGCAAACGATGAAACCGCCATAGCACTGGTCGTCACAGGAACCGGCTCGACCACGTTCAGTTCGGGTTATACGTTGTCGGCGCTGGCCGAGGGCAATATCGACGATTCGTTCGAAAGCTTCCTGAACGAGCTGGAAGCCTGCCCGTTGCCCACGGTCTGCGCGCTCAACGGCAGCGTGTATGGCGGTGCAACGGATCTTGCGCTGTGCTGCGATGTGCGCATCGGCGTAGAGGGCACGCGCATGTTCATGCCGGCCGCGCGCATTGGTTTGCATTATTACCCCGACGGCATGCGTCGATACGTCCGTGAGTTGGGGCTTGCTCAGGCAAAGCGGCTCTTTCTTACGGGCATGACACTGCACGCGCCCGAGATGCTGTGCATCGGCTTCCTGACCGAGCTCGTCAAACCCGAGCAACTGAACTCGCGCACGGCAGAATACATCGATGCACTTCGCGCTTGCGTGCCAGAAACCGTGCGGTCAATGAAGCGTCAACTGACCGCTATCGCCGAGGGCGACGCCACGCTCAGCGCAGACCGAACCGCGTATGAGCGTTCGCTTCAAAGTCCGGTTATCGCTGAACGCATCAAGCAGCGCCGGGCCTGA
- a CDS encoding mandelate racemase/muconate lactonizing enzyme family protein, producing MKIVSLETHFVAVPPPHLGGMYWIFVKLETACGIEGVGEIYSATFHPKAMAHIIDDVFGRYLQDHDPHHVERFFREAYSSGFTQRPDLTMMGVVSGLEMACWDIIGKAADKPVYELLGGLVNERLRSYTYLYPKNAAGEYDYDDVDLAAECAVQNADRGFTAVKFDPAGPYTAYSGHQLSLDVLERCENFCKRIREAVGNRCDLLFGTHGQMVPSSAIRLAQRLEKYDPLWFEEPVPPGQEDAMAQVSRHTSIPIAAGERLTTKYEFFKLLQAGAASILQLNVARCGGLLEGKKIAALAEVYYAQIAPHLYNGPIGAAASIQLAACTPNFLIQESIGTWDGFHAEILKTPIQWEDGYIVPSKAPGLGVELNMDVVRAHSPYTGDRLHLQMASKPADVRDSSPAKG from the coding sequence ATGAAAATCGTCTCTCTCGAAACGCATTTCGTCGCTGTGCCGCCGCCGCATTTGGGCGGCATGTACTGGATCTTCGTGAAGCTGGAAACGGCTTGCGGAATTGAAGGCGTGGGCGAAATCTATTCGGCGACGTTCCATCCGAAAGCGATGGCACACATTATTGACGACGTGTTCGGACGGTATCTGCAAGACCACGATCCGCATCACGTAGAGCGTTTTTTCCGCGAAGCGTATTCGAGCGGCTTCACGCAACGCCCCGACCTCACGATGATGGGCGTAGTCAGCGGCCTGGAAATGGCGTGCTGGGACATCATCGGCAAGGCTGCGGATAAGCCGGTGTATGAATTGCTGGGCGGTTTGGTCAATGAACGGCTGCGCTCGTACACGTATCTGTATCCGAAGAATGCCGCAGGCGAATACGACTACGACGACGTCGATCTCGCCGCCGAGTGCGCCGTGCAGAATGCGGATCGCGGCTTCACCGCGGTCAAGTTCGATCCCGCCGGTCCGTACACCGCGTACTCGGGCCATCAGCTTTCGCTCGACGTACTCGAGCGCTGCGAGAACTTCTGCAAGCGTATTCGCGAGGCGGTTGGCAATCGATGCGACCTGCTGTTCGGCACGCACGGGCAGATGGTGCCGTCGTCCGCTATCCGTCTCGCGCAACGCCTGGAAAAGTACGATCCGCTCTGGTTCGAAGAGCCCGTCCCACCCGGTCAGGAAGACGCCATGGCGCAAGTCTCCCGACATACCAGCATCCCCATTGCGGCAGGTGAACGGCTCACGACCAAGTATGAGTTCTTCAAGCTGCTGCAAGCGGGCGCGGCGTCTATTTTGCAATTGAATGTCGCGCGCTGCGGCGGCTTGCTCGAAGGCAAGAAGATCGCTGCGCTCGCCGAAGTTTATTACGCACAGATCGCACCGCATTTGTACAACGGGCCCATTGGCGCTGCCGCCAGCATCCAGCTCGCCGCCTGTACGCCCAACTTCCTGATCCAGGAAAGCATTGGCACATGGGACGGTTTTCATGCCGAGATTCTCAAGACGCCGATTCAATGGGAAGACGGTTATATCGTGCCGTCGAAAGCGCCGGGACTGGGCGTGGAATTGAATATGGACGTCGTACGAGCCCATTCTCCTTACACCGGCGATCGTCTGCATCTGCAGATGGCGTCCAAGCCTGCCGATGTCCGGGATTCCTCTCCGGCCAAAGGCTGA
- a CDS encoding nitrate/nitrite transporter: MEKTLTGITPPIADTTRAQRYMQLMLLVIAAGAIYPLLYLRQVYQTPMLEFFRIDNSQLGYLYSILGTVFLISYLPSGWLADRIAPRFLICFSLIATGALGLVYSTAPSFPVLLAVFCCWGLTTGLTFWASILKRVKMIAAHDEQGRFFGLLDGGRGLIEALLATVALVIFATATEKHGLPTNVGFKYVVYLYSAVCIGLGLLMVLVKEPPATAQEQQQAADNLKQHHSLWRDLLTLMRIPQLWLMAAVVFCGYQIFWATYSFSAYLQVGDLKMTVVMAGTLTTLKLWMRPIGGIGGGYLGDRFSTLGVLTSALFLAALGLVALVVLPTLGNINPRVGVTMIAVVVLVIGILTYAIRGLYWSLLDQCGIPLRITGLAIGLVSLVGYSPDVFLPLVNGWTTEHFPGLLGYQFYFSYIAAISVIGGIAALALKRMHKTVAKDALQ, from the coding sequence ATGGAAAAGACCTTGACCGGCATCACGCCGCCAATCGCCGATACAACGCGTGCGCAGCGATACATGCAGCTTATGCTGCTGGTGATTGCCGCGGGCGCGATCTATCCGTTGCTGTATTTGCGGCAGGTCTACCAGACGCCAATGCTCGAGTTTTTTCGTATCGACAATAGCCAGCTTGGTTATCTGTATTCGATACTCGGCACCGTTTTCCTGATCAGCTATTTACCGAGCGGCTGGCTTGCCGACCGCATCGCGCCGCGTTTCCTGATCTGCTTCTCGTTGATTGCGACCGGCGCGCTAGGACTGGTCTATTCGACAGCACCCAGCTTTCCCGTTTTGCTCGCCGTGTTCTGCTGCTGGGGACTGACCACGGGCCTGACCTTCTGGGCGTCTATCCTGAAGCGCGTGAAGATGATCGCCGCGCACGACGAACAAGGCCGCTTTTTCGGCTTGCTCGACGGCGGACGCGGCTTGATTGAAGCGTTGCTCGCGACTGTCGCGCTGGTGATCTTCGCCACCGCCACGGAGAAGCACGGCCTGCCGACTAACGTAGGCTTCAAATACGTCGTCTACTTGTATTCGGCTGTCTGTATCGGCTTGGGATTGTTGATGGTGCTGGTGAAAGAGCCGCCCGCAACGGCGCAGGAACAACAGCAAGCTGCAGACAATCTCAAGCAACACCATTCGCTGTGGCGCGATCTGCTCACGCTGATGCGCATTCCGCAACTCTGGCTGATGGCGGCCGTTGTGTTCTGCGGTTATCAGATCTTCTGGGCAACCTATAGCTTCTCCGCTTATCTGCAAGTCGGCGACCTTAAGATGACCGTGGTCATGGCCGGGACGCTCACCACGCTCAAGCTCTGGATGCGTCCGATTGGCGGCATTGGCGGCGGTTATCTCGGTGATCGTTTCTCCACGCTTGGCGTGTTGACCAGCGCGCTGTTTCTCGCGGCGCTCGGGCTGGTCGCACTGGTCGTGCTGCCTACGCTCGGCAATATCAATCCGCGTGTGGGCGTGACGATGATCGCCGTGGTGGTTCTGGTGATCGGCATCCTGACGTACGCCATTCGCGGGCTCTATTGGTCGCTGCTCGACCAATGTGGTATTCCGCTGCGTATAACGGGCCTGGCGATTGGTCTCGTTTCGTTGGTCGGTTATTCGCCCGACGTGTTCCTGCCGCTCGTGAACGGCTGGACTACTGAGCATTTCCCCGGCCTCCTCGGCTACCAGTTCTATTTCTCTTACATCGCTGCGATCAGCGTGATTGGCGGCATTGCCGCACTCGCGCTCAAGCGTATGCACAAGACCGTTGCAAAGGACGCCCTCCAATGA
- a CDS encoding MFS transporter, producing the protein MGIARSLRALDWLNFFVANVQTGFGPFIASYLAANKWTQGEIGLMLSVGTISAMASQLPAGALVDALRNKKGAAAAAIIAIIVAALLLGASPTFVVVFAAEVLHGFASCMLVPAMAAISLALVSRADLGDRLGRNARWASIGSALTAGLMGVFGEYLSLRSVFFLTAALALPALVALNMIHHEMAPVVPRMKKAAAKAGASLAQAVSAAGAERPESLRDLLRDPRLLTFAACVVLFHLSNAAMLNLAAGEVTAHMGDNVQLVIAACIIVPQFIVAGLSPWVGRQAQSWGRRPVLIIGFSALPLRALLFAAASSAASPYLLVPVQMLDGISGAVFGVMLPLIAADVAGGKGRYNLCIGFFGLAAGVGATLSTAIAGFVADKFGVNTSFFGLAAAGALAVALVWLAMPETRDAAANEAAAKEKEATPAV; encoded by the coding sequence ATGGGAATTGCACGAAGTCTGCGCGCGCTCGATTGGCTGAACTTCTTTGTCGCGAATGTGCAGACCGGCTTTGGGCCGTTCATCGCTTCCTATCTCGCCGCGAACAAATGGACGCAAGGCGAGATCGGGCTGATGCTGAGCGTCGGCACGATCAGCGCGATGGCGAGCCAGTTGCCGGCCGGCGCGCTCGTCGATGCGTTGCGCAACAAGAAAGGCGCTGCTGCCGCCGCAATCATCGCGATCATTGTGGCCGCGCTGTTGCTCGGCGCGAGCCCGACGTTTGTCGTCGTATTCGCGGCCGAAGTGCTGCACGGCTTTGCGAGTTGCATGCTCGTGCCCGCAATGGCCGCGATCTCGCTCGCGCTTGTCTCACGCGCCGATCTCGGCGACCGCCTTGGGCGAAATGCGCGCTGGGCATCGATCGGCAGCGCGCTGACGGCGGGGTTGATGGGGGTGTTCGGCGAGTACCTGTCGCTGCGATCGGTGTTCTTCTTGACGGCGGCGCTGGCGTTGCCCGCGCTCGTCGCGCTGAACATGATCCATCACGAGATGGCGCCTGTCGTGCCGCGCATGAAAAAAGCCGCGGCGAAGGCGGGGGCAAGTCTCGCTCAAGCGGTGAGCGCGGCCGGGGCCGAGCGGCCTGAGAGCCTGCGCGATCTGCTGCGTGATCCGCGGCTCTTGACCTTCGCGGCGTGCGTGGTGTTGTTTCACTTGTCGAATGCGGCCATGCTGAATCTCGCCGCCGGCGAAGTCACCGCGCACATGGGCGACAACGTTCAACTCGTGATCGCGGCGTGCATTATCGTGCCGCAGTTCATTGTGGCGGGGTTGTCGCCGTGGGTCGGGCGGCAGGCGCAAAGCTGGGGACGCCGGCCCGTGCTGATCATCGGCTTCTCGGCGCTGCCGTTACGCGCACTGCTGTTCGCCGCCGCGAGCAGCGCGGCCAGCCCTTACCTGTTGGTGCCGGTGCAGATGCTCGACGGTATCAGCGGCGCCGTGTTTGGCGTGATGCTGCCGCTGATTGCAGCCGACGTGGCCGGCGGCAAGGGCCGGTACAACTTGTGTATTGGATTCTTTGGGTTGGCAGCGGGCGTTGGGGCGACGCTGAGCACGGCGATTGCCGGGTTCGTGGCGGACAAGTTCGGCGTGAACACCAGCTTTTTTGGACTTGCCGCAGCCGGTGCACTGGCCGTGGCGTTGGTATGGCTCGCGATGCCGGAAACCCGCGATGCCGCCGCTAACGAAGCAGCCGCCAAGGAGAAGGAAGCGACCCCGGCGGTTTGA
- the aldA gene encoding aldehyde dehydrogenase — translation MRTYRNFIDGRFVEPQSDSFSDVDNPATSGIIARVALASQDDALSAVEAASRAQKKWRALSAIERGEHLRRFADAIVERAPQIGAALALESGKSVADSENEARYAADITRYHAEWARRIEGEVIPSDTPNENLVLHREPIGVVACLIPFNYPVYTLLRKIAPALITGNTVVVRPSNNTPASAFEIAEAALQAGLPAGIFNVLAMDHATAGTVCTHPAVGMITLTGSVNAGRIVLDYCKTNIAKPSLELGGKAPAIIEPDADLEAAASAIVASKTTHCGQLCTAMERVYVHASVHDRFVELLRAKMHAVSFGDRSQDASKMGPLVSRSAQRNIHAMVERAVAEGATIATGGVLPEGPGYFYPATLLVNCRHDMEIVREEIFGPVLPVISYDTLDDALAMANDHQYGLSSVLYTENYRTAMRVANEIEAGELYVNRTPADPYQGFHAGWKRSGLGGDDGKHGMLEFTQTRLVVMKY, via the coding sequence ATGCGCACCTACCGTAATTTTATCGATGGCCGTTTTGTCGAGCCGCAATCCGATTCTTTTTCCGATGTCGATAACCCCGCGACCTCGGGCATCATCGCGCGTGTCGCGCTGGCTTCGCAGGACGACGCGCTGAGCGCGGTGGAAGCGGCTTCGCGTGCGCAGAAAAAGTGGCGCGCCCTGTCGGCGATCGAGCGCGGAGAACATCTGCGCCGTTTCGCCGATGCCATCGTTGAGCGCGCCCCGCAGATTGGCGCGGCGCTCGCGCTGGAGTCCGGCAAGAGCGTGGCCGATTCGGAGAACGAAGCCCGCTACGCCGCCGACATCACGCGGTATCACGCGGAATGGGCGCGCCGGATTGAAGGCGAAGTCATTCCCAGCGATACCCCGAACGAAAATCTCGTGCTGCATCGTGAACCGATTGGCGTGGTGGCCTGCCTGATCCCGTTCAACTACCCGGTATACACGCTTCTGCGCAAGATCGCGCCCGCGCTGATCACGGGCAATACGGTGGTTGTACGGCCGAGCAATAACACGCCGGCGTCCGCATTCGAGATTGCCGAAGCAGCGCTTCAGGCAGGTCTTCCCGCAGGCATTTTCAACGTGCTCGCGATGGACCACGCCACTGCAGGCACGGTCTGCACGCACCCGGCAGTCGGCATGATCACGTTGACCGGCAGCGTGAATGCCGGGCGCATCGTGCTCGATTATTGCAAGACGAACATAGCGAAGCCATCGCTCGAACTCGGTGGCAAGGCGCCTGCGATCATCGAGCCCGACGCCGATCTTGAAGCGGCAGCAAGCGCTATCGTGGCGTCAAAGACCACGCATTGCGGGCAATTGTGTACGGCAATGGAACGCGTGTATGTCCACGCCAGCGTGCATGATCGTTTCGTCGAATTGCTGCGCGCGAAGATGCATGCGGTCAGCTTCGGCGATCGCTCGCAAGATGCATCGAAGATGGGCCCGCTCGTCAGCCGCTCGGCGCAGCGCAACATTCATGCGATGGTCGAGCGCGCCGTCGCCGAAGGCGCAACCATTGCCACAGGTGGCGTGTTGCCCGAAGGCCCTGGCTATTTCTATCCGGCAACGCTGCTGGTCAATTGCCGCCACGACATGGAAATTGTCCGCGAAGAAATCTTCGGACCGGTGCTGCCGGTGATCTCGTACGACACGCTCGACGACGCCCTCGCGATGGCCAATGACCATCAATACGGTTTGTCTTCCGTGCTTTATACGGAGAACTACCGCACCGCGATGCGCGTGGCCAACGAGATTGAAGCCGGCGAACTGTACGTGAACCGCACGCCCGCTGATCCGTACCAAGGCTTTCACGCCGGCTGGAAACGCTCGGGCCTCGGCGGGGATGACGGCAAGCACGGCATGCTCGAATTCACGCAGACGCGTCTCGTCGTCATGAAGTACTGA
- a CDS encoding MFS transporter — translation MNTSSRAIGEVLPLKTRLNREQIIGFWAAWSGWTLDGMDSVIFALVLVPALKELLPLSGFAATPGVIGLAGSLMFALFLVGWGFSYIWGPLADRFGRVRVLAATTLFYAVFTGLAAVSHNVWELAIFRFLAGVGVGGEWALAGTYVAEAWPEDRRRAGAGYLQTGYYAGFFLASALNYTIGTHYGWRVMFLCGLLPVVVALYTLLKVREPRKWKRTHGDAPASAPSKGPLRDIFSKPYRQRTIVNSVLVTVAILGLWGGSIYLPTAVIQLAERQGFDAITAIKLASATTAIYSIGTIIGCLILPFLADRYGRRPTLAAYYATAALFLVAGFGWAFYLHSGLFPFMALSFFIGLGGGNAAMYALWLPEQYPTSIRATAFAFSTSIGRFFAAGVSLCLGVAVSHFGTLGIPIALTASIFVVGIITLRWAIETRGAPLPD, via the coding sequence GTGAACACATCGAGTCGCGCCATTGGCGAAGTGCTGCCGCTTAAAACGAGGCTCAATCGCGAGCAGATCATCGGGTTCTGGGCGGCATGGTCGGGGTGGACGCTCGATGGCATGGACTCCGTGATTTTTGCGCTGGTGCTCGTGCCGGCGTTGAAGGAGTTGCTGCCGTTGTCGGGCTTTGCGGCTACGCCGGGCGTTATCGGCCTGGCCGGGTCGCTGATGTTTGCGTTGTTCCTGGTGGGCTGGGGTTTCTCGTACATCTGGGGGCCGCTTGCGGACCGCTTCGGCCGGGTACGCGTACTTGCCGCCACCACGCTGTTCTATGCGGTTTTTACAGGACTCGCGGCTGTCTCGCATAACGTCTGGGAGCTCGCGATCTTTCGTTTTCTTGCGGGAGTCGGCGTGGGCGGCGAGTGGGCGCTGGCCGGTACCTATGTGGCGGAAGCGTGGCCCGAAGACCGGCGGCGAGCCGGCGCGGGATATCTTCAAACAGGGTATTACGCAGGATTTTTCCTCGCCTCGGCGCTCAACTACACCATCGGTACGCACTATGGCTGGCGTGTCATGTTCCTGTGCGGCTTGCTCCCCGTCGTGGTTGCGCTGTACACCCTGCTCAAGGTTCGCGAACCGCGCAAATGGAAACGCACGCATGGCGACGCGCCCGCTTCGGCACCTAGCAAGGGGCCTTTACGCGATATTTTCTCCAAGCCCTACAGGCAGCGGACGATCGTTAATTCAGTGCTGGTGACTGTCGCCATTCTCGGGCTCTGGGGCGGCTCGATCTATCTGCCGACAGCCGTCATCCAGTTGGCGGAGCGGCAAGGATTCGACGCCATCACCGCAATCAAACTGGCCTCCGCGACCACGGCCATTTATTCGATCGGCACGATTATTGGTTGCTTGATATTGCCCTTTCTCGCCGATCGATATGGTCGCCGCCCTACGCTCGCCGCTTATTACGCAACGGCCGCGCTGTTCCTGGTTGCAGGATTTGGCTGGGCGTTCTACCTTCATTCAGGACTCTTTCCGTTCATGGCGCTGTCGTTTTTCATCGGCCTGGGCGGGGGTAACGCGGCCATGTATGCGCTATGGCTACCCGAGCAGTATCCGACCTCGATCCGCGCTACCGCATTTGCTTTTTCGACATCGATAGGACGGTTTTTCGCAGCGGGCGTCAGCCTTTGCCTGGGCGTCGCGGTGAGCCATTTTGGAACGCTCGGCATACCTATTGCATTGACCGCATCCATATTCGTTGTTGGAATCATCACGCTGCGATGGGCAATTGAAACACGCGGCGCACCCTTGCCCGACTGA